From the genome of Vicia villosa cultivar HV-30 ecotype Madison, WI linkage group LG2, Vvil1.0, whole genome shotgun sequence, one region includes:
- the LOC131650668 gene encoding 17.3 kDa class II heat shock protein-like, whose amino-acid sequence MKRRHYPSSDSTSSSDDYSSSEEDEISTQRLAKINQNNKKPKPQEKENPNGKTPVIEQQPPTMIRCDNVDIGAATPADVKVYPDSYVYEIDMPGLKFGSEIKVDVEDDDYLVISGEKKREEGVEYLRMERRVGKFMRKFVFPKNANTDAVSAICQDGVLRVTVQKLPRPPQPKNPRRTIPINVFLF is encoded by the coding sequence ATGAAGAGGAGACACTACCCATCATCGGATTCCACATCTTCATCCGACGATTACTCTTCATCGGAGGAGGATGAAATTTCTACTCAGCGTTTGGCGAAGATCAACCAGAACAATAAGAAACCTAAACCTCAAGAAAAGGAAAACCCTAACGGTAAAACCCCCGTTATTGAGCAACAACCACCAACAATGATTCGTTGTGACAATGTGGATATTGGTGCAGCAACTCCCGCAGACGTGAAGGTTTATCCAGATTCATACGTGTATGAGATCGATATGCCGGGACTGAAATTCGGTAGCGAGATAAAGGTTGACGTTGAAGACGATGATTACCTTGTGATCAGCGgagagaagaagagggaagaaggTGTTGAATATTTGAGGATGGAGCGAAGAGTTGGCAAGTTCATGCGCAAATTTGTCTTTCCTAAGAATGCTAATACTGATGCTGTCTCTGCTATCTGTCAAGATGGAGTTCTTAGGGTTACTGTCCAGAAATTGCCTCGTCCTCCTCAGCCTAAGAACCCTAGAAGAACTATTCCGattaatgtttttcttttttag
- the LOC131647458 gene encoding uncharacterized protein LOC131647458 codes for MADSSLEGAKKKEVIRIERESVIPILKPRLFISLANLIKRSADRDEFLKLCKKIEYTIRAWYLLQFEDMMQLHSLFDPVSGAQKLEQQGLTSKEIDVLEQNFLNFLFEVMKKSNFKIATDDEINVALSGQYLLNLPITVNESKLDNKLLKKYFEAHPYNNLPDFHEKYIIFRRGIGVDQTTDYFIMEKVDMLIARFWAFLLRTLRLEKLVAKRSKRHGKKLDPKKDDEINSSSKQAYQDDVYERIRLENMPLSSGSLLSKTTIQEPTFDRIIVVYRQASSNSKPDRGIFVKHFRNIPMADMEIVLPEKKNPGLTPMDWVKFLGSAIVGLVAVVSSLQAATADLRVIGAVLSTIVGYCVKTYFTFQQNLATYQDMITQSMYEKQLDSGRGTLLHLCDDVIQQEVKEVVISFFFLMEQGKATRQELDQGCEELIREEFNESCNFDVDDAVHKLEKLGIVTRDPIGRYQCVGLKRASEIIGTTTEEIVIKAKQGNITP; via the exons TTGAAACCTAGGCTCTTCATCTCATTGGCTAATCTTATAA AGCGTAGTGCCGATCGAGACGAGTTTTTGAAGCTTTGCAAAAAAATTGAATATACAATTAGAGCTTGGTATCTTCTACAATTTGAGGATATGATg CAACTGCATTCACTCTTTGATCCTGTCTCTGGTGCCCAAAAATTGGAACAACAAGGCTTAACTTCTAAAGAAATTGATGTACTTGAACAAAATTTCTTGAACTTTCTTTTTGAG GTAATGAAAAAGAGCAACTTCAAGATTGCAACAGATGATGAAATTAATGTTGCACTTTCTGGACAATATCTTCTAAATCTTCCAATCACTGTTAATGAATCTAAG CTTGACAATaagcttttgaaaaaatattttgaagcaCATCCCTATAATAACCTTCCAGATTTTCATGAAAAG TATATAATCTTTCGGCGCGGAATTGGAGTTGATCAAACAACTGATTACTTTATAATGGAGAAAGTCGACATGCTCATTGCACGATTCTGGGCGTTTCTACTGAGAACACTCAG GTTGGAAAAATTAGTAGCGAAAAGATCGAAAAGACATGGTAAGAAACTAGATCCAAAGAAGGACGATGAAATAAACTCGTCATCAAAACAAGCTTATCAAGATGATGTATATGAACGGATACGCCTTGAAAATATGCCATTGAG TTCTGGTAGTTTGCTAAGCAAGACAACAATCCAAGAACCTACATTTGATAGGATCATTGTTGTTTACAG GCAAGCCAGTTCAAATTCAAAACCAGACCGAGGAATTTTCGTGAAGCACTTCAGAAACATCCCAATGGCAGATATGGAGATAGTTCTT CCAGAAAAGAAAAATCCTGGACTGACTCCTATGGATTGGGTGAAGTTTCTTGGATCTGCTATAGTTGGGTTG GTAGCTGTAGTTAGTTCACTTCAAGCAGCTACAGCCGATTTGAGGGTTATCGGGGCTGTTCTTTCTACCATTGTCGGTTATTGTGTTAAAACATACTTCAC GTTTCAACAAAATTTGGCCACATATCAAGATATGATTACGCAGTCGATGTATGAAAAACAACTTGACAGTGGAAGAGGAACACTTCTCCACTTATGTGATGATGTCATTCAACAAGAA GTGAAAGAGGTAGtaatttcattcttttttctgaTGGAACAAGGAAAAGCTACAAGACAG GAACTGGATCAAGGGTGTGAAGAACTTATCAGAGAAGAATTCAATGAGAGTTGCAATTTTGATGTAGATGACGCGGTTCATAAACTTGAGAAGCTAGGAATCGTTACTCGG GATCCTATAGGACGATATCAATGTGTTGGATTGAAGAGGGCTAGCGAGATAATCGGTACGACCACGGAAGAGATTGTAATTAAGGCAAAACAAGGAAACATCACTCCTTGA